CCATCAGTTCCCACTGATGACGCTCGCAATAGCGGCGCAGTTCCGCTTCGTCGGGAAATCGGGCCAACAACGTGGATTCGCGGCGGTCGAGCACAAGAACGGCGGGGACCGCTGCAAACTGGGTGGAATAAAAATCACGAGTCCCCAGATCGTAGGACACGTACGAGATCACGGGCTCAGGCGGAAGTTCGATCGCGCGGAGCGCCTCGGCATTCACCGGTGGCAGCTTGCCGAGATTCCAGTGTCCTTGAAGTGCGACGTAAAGCGTTCCAACCGAGACTGCGATCAGATAGACCGCGGCACTGCGTGGAACAAACGCATTCTCTTGGACCACGACCTGTTGAGATTTCCGTCGAATCACCGGAGGTGGGTTCGTGTCGAACGCCATGAGGCACAAGGCGGCTGGTATGACATGCGCCAGAATTCGGCTGAGCGAATTGGAGATGTGCCACCAGGGCAGATAAGGAGTGATCAGGTAGACGCCGTAATACATCGCGAGTTGGAAGCCGATTGCAACCAGCAACGGTGCCGCAGGACCCGGGCGGCGGAATCGAGTGATCAAGAGGTAGAAACTCCACCACAGCGCGATGCCCCAATCTCGATAGTCCCACAATAGGCCATAAAGATTGGACCAGATCGGCCAGTGGTAAAGGAAAAACTCAGTCTGATCGAGACGGACGATCAGCGGGCCGGGGCTGATCAGGATGCCTGGCTGAACAATGTTGCCAATCTCAAAACATCGTGTCGGATTGATCAGATCGCTCGGGGGGGCCAGCATGACTTTGAACGCGATGCACAAACTCAGAGGAATTGCCGCACCGGTGATTGTGTTCAATGCCAATCTGCGACGAAAGGGGAGCCGCGACAACAGGCTGACGCTGACGATGACCGCCATGAATGCGACGAACCACACCGCGCCCTCGTTCTTGATCAAGCCGCACCATGCCGCCAGAAATCCGCTCATAGAAGACGCGTGTTTGTCTTCCTTGGCCACCGCGTAGGCGTAATAGGCACAGCTACCCAGAATCGCGTAGCTCAGGGCAAAGTCGGCTAGAAGGGTGACCGCCAGTTTCCACAGAATCGGCATTGCCAACACGACGGCCGTCGAAAGGCCGAGCCGAAGACGCTCTGTTGAAATCGCCTGGAACCCAAATACCAGCGAGACGAACGCCAGGCAGATCGGGTCAAACAAGGCGATGACGGCGAGCGATGAGATCTGACCATCAACGCGCCACAAGGCGTGCAGTGCCCAGCTCAGCATCGGTGGATAATCGGGATGCAACAATGCGAGGTCATTCGAGAAGGTATTGTTCCACTGGCTGCCGCCAAGCGAGAAAAATCGCGCCCGCATGATCCAGGTAAACAGGGTGTCCCAGCCGCCCCAGGGATCGGTCGAATGCGCGTAGGCGGCGAGTGCGATGAAACAGACTCCCGCAACTACCAAGGCGGCGCATGACAGCCAGTTGAATGCGGACACCGACGGTTTGGCGGTCACGCTCGTGGTCTTGGCGGATTTCACGATGCTTGCCACGACGACCAGGCCGAGTGTCAGCCACGGTGGCAGGCCCAGCAGCGTATCCAGAAGTCCGGCGCTTGCGCAGATCGAGATCCACACAGCGGGCAATCCACCAATTGCGAGAAGTCGTGTGGACCAGGCCGAGGATCGCTTCATCAGCAGCAGGCATCCCGCCGCGTAAAAAATGAGCGTCAGCGCACAAGAAAACATTCCCAACTTCCCATCCCAGTTATCAGGCGCGTCTCGTCTTCGATCGCGAAGGCGATGTCAATCACGAGACACGAACGTACAACCGTGACGCGTCGAATTTCAACGGCCAGCACGTCGGCGAGTGACATCAGATCGCTTGTGTCGGCTTTCGGCCAAGCCATTGGCTGATCGCGAACAGCGGTAGTCCCGCCAGGAAGGGGACCGCAATCAGAGGTAGGAGTGGTGCTGCATAGTTGACTGACGAGTACAGTCCGAACGCGCACGTCGCGCAGAACAGGATCGGGCACAGCGGAAACCATGGCGCCGAAAAGGGCCGCAGCCGATTATGGTCTTTCACGCGCAGGACGAAGTAGGCGATCCCGGTGCTCAAGAAGAACAGCCAGAAGATCGGTGCCGAGGCGGCGTACAGGGTTTCGAACCCACTGTTGAAGTAACGATCCCAGGGAACGGCGGGGATCGAGCCGCGGCGAAAGAGTTCATCGATGAGGCGGCGACCCGCCTCGGTACCGATTCCAGCGATCATCAGGACCGTGACGGCACCTTGCACAAACAGGGACCAGACAGGAGTGTGCGTGCGTGGTGACCAGTACCCCAGTCGCGCGAACAGCGCATGGTCGGCCCCCACGGTCGCATGCACACGGGAAACCGCCAGGATCAAACCATTTAATCCGCCGAGTGCCGAAATCATGACCAGAAGGCTCATGATGCGACCAGCATTTCCACCGAACGTGGCCGACAAGGCGTCTGCCGCTGGACGGGATGAATTGCGAAGCCCTTCGAAACCCAATGCTCGCAGATAGGCGAAGTTGATGAGCAGATAGACGATCGAAATCAGCCCCATTCCGAGCAGCAACGCGCGGGGAATGTTCCGGCTGCGATTTTTGACTTCGGCCGTCACAAAGGCTGCATCGTTCCAGCCGCCATACGCGTAGAGAACGAGAATCATTGCGAGTGGCCAACCTGGTCCATTGACGGGGGTCTTGACCGCGAAGCCCGCTTCCGCGCGGCTTGATAATCCCGCGATGATTGTCAGGACCAGCCCCAGTAATTTGGCGACAACCAGCGCTTTCTGGACATGTCGGCCCGCATGAAGGCCAATCATGTTGAGCGCCGTCAACCCGATCACCGCTGCGAGCGCGAACCAGACCACCGTATCCGGTTTGGCATTGAAAACCTCGGCCGCATATTCCGCGAACACATACGACAAGGCGCCGATGCTTCCGGTCTGAATAATCGCGAGCTGCGACCAGCCAAACAGAAAGCCCGCCCAGGAACCGTAGGCACGTGACAAGTAATTGTACTCACCGCCCGAGCGTGGATAGGTCGTGGCCAGTTCCGCATAGCAGAGCGCTCCGACGAACGACAGAAATCCGCACAGAACCCACAGGCCGAGTCCCGCCCAGGGATTGGGAACATTGCTGAAAATCAGCCCGGGCGTTTTGTAGATCGTGCTGCCGATCACGATCCCGATGATCAAGCTAACCGCGTCCCAAAGCGACAAAGGGCCGGATTCTTCTTCGTCTGTCGCGAGTTTCTCAGACAACGTACATCCTTTGGCAAGCGACAAGCGGCATCGACCTTTTCAGATGGTGTGAACTCACGGAGCCTGGCGCCGTTCAGATTGGCAAAACTCCCGACCTCGTGACGGTCAAAATACCTTGGCGCTTCCGTTCAACAGGTGGTTACCGGCCTGTTGGAAAAACGGGACGGGCTCCGTACCGATTCGAAAATGCCATGACATCGTGAACGCGAGGCGTTTGTCCCTCTTTTTTCAATAGACTTTTAAACGGCACTCAGTTCCAGTCCCAGCGAATTGAATTTCGGTGATTCTTGTTTGACCAGTTGATACTGGTAGGCGACCAGCCAGGTCCCCAACGTACTACCGGTGGCCGTGGTGTCGACGTCGTCAAACTTCTTGTAGGGGACGGCGCTGACTCGCAGTTTCGGCCCATGTTCCGTCCAGCCGGCTGATGTAGAGGCGGCTCCAAATTGTTTGCCGAGTTGCTTGCCCAGGTCGAACGTCTCCCCGGCGTAAAGCGGTTGATGATTTGCCGCATAGACCATGTAGAGCCCGGGTTCCCCCTGCAAGGCGGTCAGCTTGGCGTGATCGGTACTCGACCAGCTTTTCGGCAGTTTGATCTGCGCCAGTCGACTGGAACGCGTGCTGGCGGTGTTCTGGACTTTACGCAGCTTGAGCGCCGCCCAGCGATATTCGAGCGACGTGTGGCCAGGGGCGAACTTGGCGGCGATTTCGTCAAATTGCTTGGCCAGGGCAGGGTCGCACAGAATGTCGTCGATCGTGGCCTGCGTTTGGTCGTGAATCTGTCGCCAGGCAATCTCACTGGCGAACAGATATTCGTCCGTGTCTTCCCAGCGGAATTCGGTTCGATGCAACGTGGGAACAGATTGCAGCTTGCCCGCTTTTCGCAGCCGAAACAAGGTTCGATTGAGGTCC
This Schlesneria paludicola DSM 18645 DNA region includes the following protein-coding sequences:
- a CDS encoding APC family permease, with protein sequence MSEKLATDEEESGPLSLWDAVSLIIGIVIGSTIYKTPGLIFSNVPNPWAGLGLWVLCGFLSFVGALCYAELATTYPRSGGEYNYLSRAYGSWAGFLFGWSQLAIIQTGSIGALSYVFAEYAAEVFNAKPDTVVWFALAAVIGLTALNMIGLHAGRHVQKALVVAKLLGLVLTIIAGLSSRAEAGFAVKTPVNGPGWPLAMILVLYAYGGWNDAAFVTAEVKNRSRNIPRALLLGMGLISIVYLLINFAYLRALGFEGLRNSSRPAADALSATFGGNAGRIMSLLVMISALGGLNGLILAVSRVHATVGADHALFARLGYWSPRTHTPVWSLFVQGAVTVLMIAGIGTEAGRRLIDELFRRGSIPAVPWDRYFNSGFETLYAASAPIFWLFFLSTGIAYFVLRVKDHNRLRPFSAPWFPLCPILFCATCAFGLYSSVNYAAPLLPLIAVPFLAGLPLFAISQWLGRKPTQAI